The following proteins come from a genomic window of Pyxidicoccus sp. MSG2:
- a CDS encoding outer membrane beta-barrel protein: MKAFVLSGLCAAALWGGAARAQEDYRPSAQSVELETVQVDTRTNRADTGIYAMLGGGAEGYTGQLAPTINPGLSYGATLGYRPSPYFGVELGYSGGVSDVDFNRADGGGIANGPDLVRNGGQALLVGNMTDTKLQPYVVSGVGVETYNVRSDRRGEALGFNDDTSGYVPAGLGLRYQLGGLITADARVAYNILFDQDFAPSTLQPGVGDGRYSATLSVGGTY, encoded by the coding sequence ATGAAGGCATTCGTGCTGAGCGGGTTGTGCGCGGCGGCGCTCTGGGGTGGCGCGGCGCGAGCCCAGGAGGATTACCGGCCGTCCGCGCAGAGCGTCGAGCTGGAGACCGTGCAGGTGGACACCCGGACGAACCGGGCCGACACCGGCATCTACGCCATGCTGGGCGGTGGCGCGGAGGGCTACACCGGGCAGCTGGCACCGACCATCAACCCCGGCCTGTCCTATGGCGCCACGCTGGGCTACCGCCCCTCGCCCTATTTCGGAGTCGAGCTGGGCTACAGCGGCGGCGTGAGCGACGTCGACTTCAACCGGGCCGACGGCGGCGGCATCGCCAACGGCCCGGACCTCGTCCGCAATGGCGGCCAGGCCCTCCTCGTGGGCAACATGACGGACACGAAGCTGCAGCCGTACGTGGTGAGCGGCGTCGGAGTGGAGACCTACAACGTCCGCAGCGACAGGAGGGGCGAGGCGCTCGGCTTCAACGACGACACCAGCGGCTACGTCCCGGCGGGCCTCGGGCTGCGCTACCAGCTGGGCGGCCTCATCACCGCCGACGCGCGCGTCGCCTACAACATCCTGTTCGACCAGGACTTCGCCCCCAGCACCCTGCAACCGGGCGTGGGGGACGGCCGCTACTCGGCGACGCTGTCGGTGGGAGGGACCTACTGA
- a CDS encoding DUF2171 domain-containing protein produces MVQVGDVREGMTVRTADGRVVGRVAAIGDIHFELEQGLVPIPRRDYLVEYGDVDFIRDQDVYLANADHPLLTLEEDDDGSALPPRHCQGMDAEPVNAASDMEVEPVRH; encoded by the coding sequence ATGGTTCAGGTCGGGGATGTGCGCGAGGGGATGACGGTGCGGACCGCGGACGGGCGCGTCGTGGGGCGTGTGGCCGCGATAGGAGACATCCACTTCGAGCTGGAGCAGGGGCTCGTGCCCATTCCGCGGCGCGACTACCTGGTGGAGTACGGCGACGTGGACTTCATCCGCGACCAGGACGTGTACCTGGCGAACGCGGACCACCCGCTGCTCACGCTCGAGGAGGACGACGACGGCAGTGCCCTGCCACCCCGCCACTGCCAGGGCATGGACGCCGAGCCCGTGAATGCCGCCTCCGACATGGAGGTGGAGCCCGTCCGGCACTGA
- a CDS encoding cytochrome-c peroxidase encodes MDVKKDDPVKTPYRLRTAALALALGGLGLACDSEEAFPNVDELDQLRSLHTQARQPPKDVTNRVDGVARAERLGDLLFHDPKLSRCGTVSCQSCHGGDGRTVDTATAEGCGGKRTVRNPPTVLNVAYSRWFMWDGRADRLWSQAVLPLTNPDEMNSDATVVGARLAAEEYRGEYQALFGRFPEDETGPTLLANVGKVLAAYERTLVRTDAPFDEDVKRFIAAAEAGTAENDPVYLGLKTFVRKGQCVVCHKSPSLSDDLFHNIGVEDSGSGAGGQWAALEPLLDWEFNAASAFSDAPAGTDAVRLKTLRAEANQQEMEGAFRTPSLRNVALTAPYMHTGAQATLEDVVDFYNEGGDPAGSFTGRRTDTIVKLDLTDAEKQALVALLKSMTGAAR; translated from the coding sequence ATGGACGTGAAGAAGGACGACCCGGTGAAGACCCCGTACCGATTGCGCACCGCCGCGCTCGCCCTGGCCCTGGGCGGGCTGGGGCTGGCTTGTGACTCCGAGGAGGCGTTTCCCAACGTCGACGAGCTGGACCAGCTCCGCAGCCTCCACACCCAGGCCCGGCAGCCCCCGAAGGACGTCACCAACCGGGTGGACGGCGTCGCGCGGGCGGAGCGGCTGGGAGACCTGCTCTTCCACGACCCGAAGCTGTCGCGCTGCGGGACGGTGTCGTGCCAGAGCTGCCACGGCGGCGACGGGCGCACGGTGGACACGGCGACGGCGGAGGGCTGCGGCGGCAAGCGCACGGTGCGCAACCCGCCCACGGTGCTGAACGTGGCCTACAGCCGCTGGTTCATGTGGGACGGGCGCGCGGACCGGCTCTGGAGCCAGGCGGTGCTGCCGCTGACGAACCCGGACGAGATGAACTCGGACGCGACGGTGGTGGGCGCGCGGCTGGCGGCGGAGGAGTACCGGGGTGAGTACCAGGCCCTCTTCGGGAGGTTTCCGGAGGACGAGACGGGCCCGACGCTGCTGGCCAACGTGGGCAAGGTGCTGGCGGCGTACGAGCGGACGCTGGTGCGCACCGACGCGCCCTTCGACGAGGACGTGAAGCGCTTCATCGCCGCGGCGGAAGCCGGGACGGCGGAGAACGACCCGGTGTACCTCGGGCTGAAGACCTTCGTGCGCAAGGGCCAGTGCGTGGTGTGCCACAAGAGCCCGTCGCTGAGTGACGACCTGTTCCACAACATCGGCGTGGAGGACTCGGGGAGCGGCGCGGGTGGACAGTGGGCGGCGCTGGAGCCGCTGCTGGACTGGGAGTTCAACGCCGCGAGCGCCTTCAGCGACGCGCCGGCGGGCACGGACGCCGTGCGGCTGAAGACGCTGCGGGCGGAGGCGAACCAGCAGGAGATGGAGGGGGCGTTCCGCACGCCGTCGCTGCGCAACGTGGCGCTGACGGCGCCGTACATGCACACCGGAGCTCAGGCCACCCTGGAGGACGTCGTCGACTTCTACAACGAGGGCGGTGACCCGGCGGGCTCCTTCACGGGGCGCAGGACGGACACCATCGTGAAGCTGGACCTGACCGACGCGGAGAAGCAGGCGCTGGTGGCGCTGCTGAAGTCGATGACCGGCGCGGCGCGCTGA
- a CDS encoding DUF2267 domain-containing protein, producing MSMQKQDQTQSWSGLGVGTDRKSFLDKVSAQIPDYEAERAAEAVFCALSERLPGGLVRQLREQLSPDVREMMGACHRHRGEEPANLDRDDFYLMVANHLNAEPENVRLVLHGVFAALHTQIVEAEARKIEGQLPKWLQGTWAAARLQIDRPA from the coding sequence ATGTCGATGCAGAAGCAGGATCAGACGCAGTCGTGGTCGGGGCTGGGGGTGGGGACGGACCGGAAGTCCTTCCTCGACAAGGTGTCGGCGCAGATTCCGGACTACGAGGCGGAGCGCGCCGCGGAGGCGGTGTTCTGTGCGCTGTCGGAGCGGCTGCCTGGAGGCCTGGTGCGGCAGCTGCGCGAGCAGCTCTCGCCGGACGTCCGGGAGATGATGGGCGCCTGCCACCGGCACCGCGGCGAGGAGCCCGCCAACCTGGACCGCGACGACTTCTACCTCATGGTGGCCAACCACCTGAACGCCGAGCCGGAGAACGTGCGCCTCGTGCTCCACGGCGTGTTCGCCGCGCTGCACACGCAGATTGTCGAGGCCGAGGCCCGGAAGATAGAGGGCCAGCTCCCCAAGTGGCTCCAGGGCACGTGGGCTGCCGCGCGCCTGCAGATTGACCGCCCGGCCTGA
- a CDS encoding M24 family metallopeptidase: MRTRTLLVAPLLLSTACATAPAASPGEPLAVAATRAPAPERPFGTLREQAQRQQAWLNERMEKALPQLMRQYGIELWVVPMREYNEDPVFTALSAPTTFAARRRTIYVFHDRGPEKGVERLALGGGSQGGVFTPRRAQRQVDGGGVSREAELWGPEQWQVLKQVLQERNPKVIGINVSRTFAFADGLTHGEYEGMAEALGPDWVKRFKPAEGLAVDLIAWRSADEARFYEDMTKLAWNIIERAFSSDVITPGTTRAHDVEWWMRQRLTDLGLDTWFHPSVDVQRQGATEAELGEDPVIQRGDVLHCDFGITALRLNTDTQHMGYVLREGETDAPEGLKAALKASNRLQDIVFEELRPGRTGNEILRVARERMKGEGLDGTIYSHPIGLHGHGAGPFVGLWDRQEGVPGNGDHKVIANQWFSIELQATSAVPEWNGQRVRSAQEEDITIDAQGKVHWGWQRQTAFHLVR; the protein is encoded by the coding sequence ATGCGCACCCGGACCCTGCTCGTTGCTCCGCTGCTCCTGTCCACCGCCTGTGCCACCGCCCCCGCCGCATCGCCGGGGGAGCCGCTGGCCGTCGCCGCCACCCGCGCCCCCGCGCCGGAGCGCCCCTTCGGCACCCTGCGCGAGCAGGCCCAGCGTCAGCAGGCCTGGCTCAACGAGCGCATGGAGAAGGCCCTCCCCCAGCTCATGCGCCAGTACGGCATCGAGCTGTGGGTCGTTCCCATGCGCGAGTACAACGAGGACCCCGTCTTCACCGCGCTGTCCGCCCCCACCACCTTCGCCGCCCGCCGCCGCACCATCTACGTCTTCCACGACCGCGGCCCGGAGAAGGGCGTGGAGCGGCTGGCCCTCGGCGGCGGCTCGCAGGGCGGCGTCTTCACCCCGCGCCGCGCCCAGCGTCAGGTGGACGGCGGCGGCGTCAGCCGCGAGGCCGAGCTGTGGGGCCCCGAGCAGTGGCAGGTCCTCAAGCAGGTCCTCCAGGAGCGCAACCCGAAGGTCATCGGCATCAACGTGTCCCGGACGTTCGCCTTCGCCGACGGCCTCACCCACGGCGAATACGAGGGCATGGCCGAGGCCCTCGGCCCCGATTGGGTCAAGCGCTTCAAGCCCGCGGAAGGGCTCGCCGTGGACCTCATCGCCTGGCGCTCCGCCGACGAGGCCCGCTTCTACGAGGACATGACGAAGCTCGCGTGGAACATCATCGAGCGCGCCTTCTCCAGCGACGTCATCACCCCCGGCACCACCCGCGCGCACGACGTGGAGTGGTGGATGCGGCAGCGGCTCACCGACCTGGGCCTGGACACCTGGTTCCACCCCTCCGTGGACGTGCAGCGCCAGGGCGCCACCGAGGCGGAGCTCGGCGAGGACCCCGTCATCCAGCGCGGCGACGTGCTCCACTGCGACTTCGGCATCACCGCGCTGCGGCTGAATACGGACACGCAGCACATGGGCTACGTGCTGCGCGAAGGGGAGACGGACGCCCCCGAGGGCCTCAAGGCCGCGCTCAAGGCGTCCAACCGCCTCCAGGACATCGTCTTCGAGGAGCTGCGCCCCGGCCGCACCGGCAATGAAATCCTCCGCGTCGCGCGCGAGCGGATGAAGGGCGAGGGCCTCGACGGCACCATCTACTCGCACCCCATCGGCCTGCATGGCCACGGCGCGGGGCCCTTCGTCGGCCTGTGGGACCGTCAGGAGGGCGTGCCCGGCAACGGCGACCACAAGGTCATCGCCAACCAGTGGTTCTCCATCGAGCTCCAGGCGACGAGCGCCGTGCCCGAGTGGAACGGGCAGCGCGTGCGCTCCGCGCAGGAGGAGGACATCACCATCGACGCCCAGGGGAAGGTGCACTGGGGCTGGCAGCGCCAGACGGCCTTCCACCTGGTGCGCTGA
- a CDS encoding Kelch repeat-containing protein — translation MRRFSTSCVTAALFALVFSCSSDPRAEEGHVDAAARPLALATPRKLLPFVSLADGRVLAVGGHDGNRTLASCEVFEPGSGLWHVTGSLRTARRNHAAVRLADGRVLAVGGTHGAAMGALASAEVYDPATGAWTDTASMAEARNDPAMVLLPDGRVLVAGGTDVDRRPLRSAELYDAVTGTWSAAEASGFARGGARTAVLLANGKALFASGLQAELYDAATGHWEKAGPAGGAAGTHRLAHTVTLLPDGRVLVVGGTTARAAGTAEVYAPDTGEWTLVAAPAVPREHHAAVVTADGAVWVLGGEHYTTGALASVERFEPATGTWASVPALVEPRGKLAAVVLPDGAVLVMGGGNEVEGMLSVSERYVPGGCVPTVCSAREGMCGPVADGCGGTLDCGPCGAEVCGAGECRAEGSGVP, via the coding sequence ATGCGACGGTTCTCGACATCCTGCGTTACCGCGGCGCTCTTCGCGCTGGTGTTCTCGTGCAGCTCTGATCCACGTGCCGAAGAGGGGCACGTGGACGCGGCCGCGCGGCCGCTGGCGTTGGCCACGCCGCGCAAGCTGCTGCCGTTCGTCTCGCTGGCGGATGGGCGGGTACTGGCCGTGGGAGGGCATGACGGCAATCGCACGCTCGCGAGCTGCGAGGTGTTCGAGCCGGGGTCGGGCCTGTGGCACGTGACGGGTTCCCTGCGCACGGCGCGGCGCAACCACGCGGCGGTGCGGCTGGCGGACGGGCGCGTGCTGGCGGTGGGCGGCACGCACGGCGCGGCGATGGGCGCGCTCGCGAGCGCCGAGGTGTACGACCCGGCCACGGGCGCGTGGACGGACACGGCATCGATGGCCGAGGCGCGCAATGACCCGGCGATGGTGCTGCTGCCGGACGGGCGCGTGCTGGTTGCGGGAGGCACGGACGTGGACCGGCGGCCGCTGCGCTCGGCGGAGCTGTACGACGCGGTGACGGGCACGTGGAGCGCGGCGGAGGCGTCCGGCTTCGCGCGCGGCGGTGCGCGGACGGCGGTGCTGCTGGCCAACGGCAAGGCGCTCTTCGCGAGCGGCCTGCAGGCGGAGCTGTACGACGCGGCGACGGGCCACTGGGAGAAGGCGGGGCCGGCGGGTGGCGCGGCGGGGACGCACCGGTTGGCGCACACGGTGACGCTGCTGCCGGACGGGCGCGTGCTGGTGGTGGGCGGCACGACGGCGCGCGCGGCGGGCACGGCGGAGGTGTACGCGCCGGACACGGGCGAGTGGACGCTGGTGGCGGCGCCGGCGGTGCCTCGCGAGCACCACGCGGCGGTGGTGACGGCGGACGGCGCGGTATGGGTGCTGGGTGGCGAGCACTACACGACGGGGGCACTCGCGTCGGTGGAGCGCTTCGAGCCAGCGACGGGGACGTGGGCGTCGGTGCCGGCGCTGGTGGAGCCGCGCGGGAAGCTGGCCGCGGTGGTGCTGCCGGACGGCGCGGTGCTGGTGATGGGCGGTGGAAACGAGGTGGAGGGGATGCTGTCCGTGAGCGAGCGGTACGTGCCGGGCGGATGCGTGCCGACGGTGTGCTCGGCGCGCGAGGGGATGTGCGGGCCGGTGGCGGATGGCTGTGGTGGGACGCTCGACTGCGGGCCGTGCGGCGCGGAGGTCTGCGGGGCGGGGGAGTGCCGCGCGGAGGGGTCGGGCGTGCCGTGA
- a CDS encoding DUF6968 family protein — translation MAGWLPQLTSIDDPIADDYWSFETDEGQKRFVRITVGRPVPIPGDPNGDWYCPLLIEHPQHPDFYSVVGVGPVDALRNAMRIVDDGFRDMRKVSPRAKPPAVP, via the coding sequence ATGGCTGGATGGCTGCCGCAGCTCACCTCCATTGATGACCCGATTGCCGACGACTACTGGTCCTTCGAAACGGATGAAGGGCAGAAGCGCTTCGTCCGCATCACCGTCGGCCGGCCCGTCCCGATTCCGGGAGACCCGAACGGGGATTGGTATTGCCCGCTGCTCATCGAGCACCCGCAGCATCCCGACTTCTACTCGGTCGTGGGTGTCGGCCCCGTCGATGCACTGAGGAACGCGATGCGAATCGTGGACGATGGGTTCCGCGACATGCGCAAGGTGAGCCCGCGCGCGAAGCCCCCTGCCGTTCCCTGA